In Leptospira congkakensis, the DNA window GCCTCTTCTTTCGCGATTCATATTGCTCCTTCGCGAAGGCTTTATTTTAATGTCCAATTATTTGGGGGAATACCAGTGGCAAATATTTTCGTTATGGTTTTCGCTCCCGATAGCGGTACTTATCGCGGGCTCTTCGGTCGCTTTGTTTGTCTCGCCCTCCTCATCTGGTTACTCCAGGAAATGGCAAAAGAACGTTTCCAGACAACAGAATTTAACCGAGGATTTTTTATCTTTCGATCCTCACCATTACAATGGATATATTGTCACGCTGCCTATCGTATTGCACTCTTATCGCTGCCAACCTTTGATAGTATACAATACCTGCTCCTTGAACCCTTGAGCCTAGCTGCCATGTTTTTCCTCTATCGCTTACACAAAAAACGTTACGTTCTCCACTATTATTTTGGATTTGCAGACACACTCGTGGTTACAACACTAACAGTTCTTACATGGTATCCGATCAGGTTCCCATTTGTACAAAATGGCCCCTACCTCAGAAGTCTAAATCAAAATCAATGGGATATAGTATTTATACCCATTCAGATTATTGTATTCGGCATTGTTTTACGGGCTATACTCAAAAATACATCCCTCCCTCTTGGAACAGAAAAACCCCGCTTATTAAAAGCGAGGATAGAAAATTAACAATGGATAAGAGTTTGGTCTTGGACTAAATTCTACAAAATACTACGCAAAGTAATTATAAAATTTAATATACCAACAACAGGTTAGATTTTGGAATCAATTACCAACACACTTCCAAAAATGATTTTTCCGTTTTTCGTAACCGTTCGAATTCCAAGATCTCGCTTTCATTTTTTAGAGTGATATCGATATCATCCAAACCATTCCGGATCCGATTGACGGAAGCAGAATCCAAATGGAAAAAGAATGTTTCGTCTCCCGCTTGTACTTCCAAATTTTCTAAATTGATCCAGATTTGAGATCCAGGATTTTTAGAAACCCATGCATTTAGAGAATGGATCTCTTCTTCTTTCAATCGAATAAGAGCGATCCCATTCTTCGCAGAATTAATAGAAAAGATATCAGCAAAAGAGGGAGCCAAAATGGCTCGGAATCCGAAATCAGAAAGGGCCCAAGGTGCGTGTTCTCTACTCGAACCACAGCCAAAATTTTTTCCAGCGATGAGCACACTTGCATTTTTAAATCTATCCTGGTTCAATAGGAAATCTGGATTTGGATTCTTTCCTTCTAAGTCCAAATATCGCCAATCATGAAATAAATGTTTTCCAAAACCTTTTTTATCGATTAGTTTCATAAATTGTTTTGGAAGTATTTGGTCCGTATCAATATCCTCTCTAGGGATAGGTACCGCAATTCCCGTATGGATTGTCCAATTTTTTACACTCATCTTAATTTCCTCACATCTACAAATTTTCCAGTCACTGCTGCGGCTGCGGCCATAGAAGGACTGACTAAATGAGTCCTTCCTCCTCTACCTTGTCTTCCTTCGAAGTTTCGGTTAGAAGTGGATGCACATCTTTCCCCCGGTTTTAATACATCGTCGTTCATCGCAAGGCAAAGGGAACAACCAGGTTCTCTCCATTCAAATCCGGCCTCTTTGAAAATTTGATCCAATCCTTCCGATTCAGCCTGTCGTTTCACAGCACCTGAACCCGGAACCACCAAAGCCTGCACCTTAGGATGGACTTTTTTTCCTTTGGCAACAACTGCTGCAGATCGTAAGTCTTCTATCCTTGAATTTGTACAAGATCCAATGAATACCTTATCAATTCTGATCTCCGAAATCGGAGTTCCTGGTTTTAAATCCATATACGCTAAAGCATTCTCTGCTGTTTCTCTAACACGTTTATCTTGGAATTCTTCTGGATTTGGGATCACTCCATCGATGGATAAAGATTGAGATGGATTTGTTCCCCAAGTGACTTGAGGTTCTATATTAGAAATATCTAATTCAATTATCTCATCAAAGACGGCATCTTTATCTGTAAAAAATGTTTTCCAATATTCGATTGCTTCTTGAAAACTTTTTCCTTTCGGGATAAGTTTTCTATCTTTTAAATAATCAAATGTGATTTGGTCCGGTGCCACAAGACTTGCCCTTGCTCCCGCTTCAATACTCATATTACAAAGAGTCATTCTCCCTTCCATAGAAAGAGAACGAATCCATTCTCCTGAATATTCTAAAGTGTAACCTCTTCCACCTGAGGTTCCCATCTTTTCAATGAGTGCTAGAACTACATCTTTTGCAGTGATTCCAAATCCAGGTTTCCCAATAAATCGAACGGACATTGATTTTGTTTTCGCCTGTTTGAGGGTTTGTGTCGCAAGCACATGTTCCACTTCGCTAGTTCCGATTCCAAAAGCCAAAGCTCCAAAGGCTCCATGAGTTGCGGTATGAGAATCTCCGCATACAATCACAGATCCAGGAGTTGTGAATCCTAACTCAGGACCCAAAACATGCACAATCCCTTGTTCTGGATCTTCCGGACCAAACAAACGGATTCCAAATTCTTTGCAGTTTTTCTCCATTGTATCAATCTGCAATCGGGAAATAGGTCCTGCTGCATCTCTGTTCTTACGATCTCTTGTGGAAACATTATGATCCACAACACCAAAAGTGAGATCCTTTCTTCTTACGTCCCTGTTCTTAGTTCTTAATCCTTCGAATGCTTGGGCGGAAGTCACTTCATGTAGGATATGACGATCCACATATAAAATAGATTCAGAGTCAGAATTCTCCGAGATCCGATGACCTTCCCAAATTTTGTCATATAGAGTTTGTCCCATATTTCCCTCTTAGTAAATAAGGTATCAAATTAATTGGTATAATGCAAATAAATTGATTTTATAAAATATATAACTAAAAGTTATATGTCGTATGGAATTCAGACAGATCGTTTATTTTCTAGAAATCTCAGAATCAGGCACATTCCAAAAGGCAGCATCTCGTTTGGGATTAACACAACCTGCCCTCTCTAGACAGATTTTTCTTTTGGAAAAGGAATTGGGAGTCAGTGTTTTGGAAAGAGGAGGAAGGTCGGTTCGCCTAACACGCGAAGGAGAAAGGTTCTATCAATATTCGATTAGAATGAAAGAATTATGGGAAGAAATACAAAACGGCTTTTCTAAAGAAAATGAACTCAAAGGTAACTTTTCTATTTCTGCGGGAGGGACAGTTTCTGCTTGGATTTTGCCGCAAATCTTAAAGGAAATCTTAAAAACAAAACCAGGACTTTCTCTTTCGGTCAGAGAAGGAGATGCTACAGAAACCAAGAACGCTGTGTTAAAAGGAGAAGTAGATCTCGGGATTTTGACCGGTCCCATTACAGACCCTAGTTTAAATGTTCTAGAATTTTTATCCGATAGAATCTTTCCTTGTGCAGCAAAAGATCATCCGATCTTTCTAAAAAAGAAAATTAGAATCGAGGACTTAAAAAAACAATCCTTTGTATTCTTCCACCCAGGTTCTGCCCTTAGAAAAGCAGTGGAGAAGAAAATCAAATCGTTTTCAAAAGAATTTAGTTCTAACATTGCCATGGAACTGAGAAGTGTAGAATCCGTGATCAAATCATTGGAAGCGGGACTAGGAATCGGTTTTTTATCTGAATATTCCATGAATCCAAAACTAAAAAAAATTAAATTCGAAGATTGGAATGCAGAAAGAAAATTTTATCTCTGTTATCGCAAAAAATCTGGCCCAGGACTTACAATGCTCGCTGAAGAAATTTTAAGAGCCGCAGAGAAATGGAGACTCGAGAAGGAAACTTTTTCCGATTAAAAGGATAAATCTGATCAACGTCATTTTTCACATTTATCCCTAATGAGTTCAAATATTTGTTTTTAGTTTGAATCCTTGTTTCGATATACGAACGATCCAAAACAAGTTTATGATTCTAAAAATTAAAACGATAGTTTGCACCAACTTGAACGTATGACAATATCGTCTTCGAATCATATAACATCGGAATTAATATTTGAGGACCATACACTTTTAATAAAATTTGGGATGGATCTGTATTTCCTCCACCTTCGTTTTCTGTTATATAACCTGACTTTAATTTGTTATTCATAGTCATGTTACTCGCTTCCACGAATAAACTGAAATCACCTTTGACCTTTGTTGTGAATTTCACATTCACTTCGGTTCCCGTAGATTTCCATTGATAGTCTAGGCCATATTGATTGTATCGAAAAGGAGTAGTATCCAATCGAAATTCGTTACTTCGAAACGAGGACGGACCCTGCATATCCAAATGCAAAACCTGTCCTTGTAGAGTAGACCTTTCCCAAAATTTCCATTCGAATCCAATTCCAAGACTATAACCTTTGAACGAATTGTTTGTTTCCCGATAACTCACTCGGCTGGGATTGATTCCGGTGGAGGTAATCCCGCCAACACTATCAACTTCGTGATTGCTCTTGGTCCAAATTCTTTCCAGCCCTCCTAGAATTTGAAGATCCAAAACCGGATGTGGATAAGGAGAAAAACCCACCCTGGAAGAAAGTTTTTGAAACTTTGTTTCACCATTTCCAAACAGAACATTTACAGTTTTATCAGAACTGGAGGAAGAAGAACCGCCTCCACCTCCGTAAGCTAGAGTTTGAAAGCCACCAATGTCTAAATTTCCTTTTGCTTCCGTACCACGAACCTCAACGGTAAAACGGTCCCAAGCATATAACAAACGTGCTGTGGCATTTTGATTTTTACTTTTGTAAGGAGTGGATTGTAGTTCGGCTTGACCGCCGCTGCTAAAAAGAAGTCCAGCAACCTGAATGGTTTGAAAGAAAGGACGGAGCTCCGATTGGCTCTCTCCACTTCCGACACCAAAGGAACCTTCTAGATAATGTCGCTTTGCGTTGGAAAGTTGATCCTCTCTTTTTTTCTGTTTTTCTTCCTTGGCTCTCTGATTCTCTTCTTCCTGTTTATGTATTTCTGCGAGTTCTTTTTCTTCTTTGATCTTCTTTTCTTTCTCCGAAATCTGAGGTTCTATTTTAAGAGCAGAAGATTCAGACTTCGTCCCAAAGGAAACTTTTCGGATCACCGATTTCGGAAACACTTTTGTTTTACCGTCCGCGAGTTTGATCGTCACAGAATCCTTATCTTGGGCTAAGACGGAACCTTCCCATTTTTCTCCCGACTTGAGTAGAATCGTTTCACTCCGAAGAGATACATTGGAAAAAAGAAAGACCAGAAACAATAGGTTAATTATTTTTTTCATAACTTTAGCCAGCCCAAAACTTGGTGGAAGGATTTTAACACATTCCGTTCATTCTGCAATTCGATTAAACTTTTTAGAGATCAATTTTAAAAAATCAGTTCGATCTGGTGATATTTACGTGCGAACTGTACTTGAGGGAAAACATAAGGAATCGTTAGTTCTGAATTTACAAAGTGCTTGCGAGAAACCGTCCTGAACATGAAATCAGCGAATGCGCCGAAAACTTTGGATTTTTGTATTTATCTTTAGCATTCTCTTTTCGTTGGCAGCAGAAGTCATCGCAGGTCTTGGCGGATTTGCCAGTGCCTTTTCTTCAATCGAACTAGGATCGGGTTCTTTGCCAGCCGCACGAGTGGGAGGAGCATTCCTACTGACCATCCTTCTTGTATTCCTCTTTCTAATCGTCCTGTCGTTTTTTTCCTTACTCACTATCTCTGGAATTCTGGGACTTATCAAAGGAATATTCCTTGGAATCACATTAGGTCTGTTAGTAGACTACATAGTCGTCCGAGGGAAAATCGAACCAGGCGATCCCACAATCATTCGACGTTGGGCAGGCCGCGGTGCCGCATTTATGTTTGTGTTTGTTGTCTGGGTGGGGATCCTAAATCCTTTGCTTTCGCAAATAGGCACAAATCCAATGGAAGTTTTCAGTGCAAAAGATATCGTTGGAATTTTTTCCACCACAGGCATTTTTGTCTGCGCTTTCTTTGCTTGCATCGGTGTTATCCGGTATTATTGGTTACGAGGAAAGAAAGAGAAGGTCTGAAAAATTAACTTTAAGAATTACTTGGTCTCATGGAAGCGCCTGCCCATGTAATGCGGGCAGGGTCCCAAACTCATCAATCAGATTTGCCAAGCACAACCTTACCCTTAGATTTTGAGTTGCTGGTGAAGGCCAGTTTGCACTGTGAATTAACGTCAATGACCCAGAGATGACCGATATAGGTTTGTTGTTCATGTATGCTGTCGGGATATATCGTTGCGTATTTGATTTTTTTGCCCGCGTTCAACCAATATAAAGTAAGAACTTCTTCCGTATGATTTTCAATGCTGAACGAGCTTGCGCCCGAGACTTTTGACGACGTTTTCGATAGATTCTGGCAATTGATTTCAGAGACTCCCGATATTGTGGGAGCTTGTGTGACCGGCGTGGCGGGAGTCTGGTATCCTTCGACCTCAGAAGTTTTGCCTGGGTACATTTTTGCAATATTGATCTTATCCATTTCAGAAAGTTCGACATTCAGGTCTACCGATGAACCATCGAGGGTCCACGATTCGGGATACGAGTAGACCATAATCGATAAGGGGTCGTATTGGCTGAAATTGACGTGATTGCGGTCGTGCGGTTTAATAATAAAATCGTCCACCATATCGATCGTCCATCCTTGCTGCGACATATCGGCAAAAATTACGTTTCGATTCCAACGCACTTGATTGGTTGGATTCTGGTGTTCGTGAGCTAAACCCAGCGCATGACCAAATTCATGCAATATTGTGGCTTCATCTACCCATTCGAGATTCATCGTCCGTTCATTCTGCTTATAATATTCTGCCTCTTTGCCTACTGCTGAATTTGCACCGGCACCTGGTACAAAATCAATTCGTATATTGGATTTTTGCCCACGGAGCTCCTTAACAGAATCGAAAAATTCAAAAGACAAATTCGCATAACGTGTCCATTCGATGGCAGTGCTACGCACCATCTGCCGGTCGGAATTCGTTCCGCCGAGAAATAGGATCCGTATGGTCTGGCCATTTTTCCAGCGAGTGCCTTTGACTTCAACAGAGCGTGCAAGGACTGTTGGTTGTGCGGGTGGTTTGACAAAGCTCATTCGTTTGCCACCCTGGCTTGGAGAAATGGAGGTGCTGCAGATGATCAGGCAGACAAAAAATATGATGGCAACGTTTTTCATAGTAATCCTACTTTTTCGGACAGAAAATTAAGCGATTCGCTTTGCGTCGAATTTTTTATAATCAATCCTAAAAGTAAAGCCTAAAGCATCAAAAAAGATTCGCTTCCGATGATAAAAGATTATTGACGGGGAGTCAGAAATCGCTCTGATGCGGTATGATCCTTCGATTTATTTTATTTACGGTCGCCATTTTCTTTTGCACGCAATGTGCATCATTTGATCTTGCGGGAAAAAGTTATGCGGGTAAACCGACAGAACGTATACAGAAACGGGGAATCATAGGTGCAGGGCAGGCAGGACAACTCGATTTCTCGACGGAAAAAGTGACCTATATTTTACCCGGCTCCGACGTGAAAGGCATTGGTACCTACACAGTTTCAGCCTCTACGGTCACGATTCATGATACCACTGGGGGCAATCATACTTTTACAATTAAAGAGGATGGTAAAATCTTACAATGGAAGGGTGTCGAACTTCGCCGCACTGACTTTCCCTGGCCCTGATCCATTTAAACGTTCGTTATCCAGCCAACATCATCTCTGTAAGGCGAGAGGATTGGGACTCGCATTCACATTGTGACCTTTCCAAATGTTTGGTCATTGCTTGGGTGAGTCCCCAAAAATTTGATTCTCTTCCAAAAATGAATCGAAGTCACATATCATTTGATCAAGAGTTGGAGGCTAACTATCCGTGGCTTCGTTCGAAATCCGCAACTGCTAACGCGCCCTTACTATCCTAGATGTGAAAAGATTCTACATAATTAATTCTGTAAAATGACGGAATTAGGATAGACCAAGGATGTCAGATCCCCAGGAAGAATTCTGCGCATCTGTCCACCAAGGACTTGCCCTCTCGCGAAAGCAAAACAATCATCTCAACGAGATTTATCTTTTTTAATAAGTTTACAGTTCTCGAATATTTTCTATTTCTTTCAAACATATGGCTATCAATGAGAAATTATTGGATCGTGTTCGGAAGTTAATGGAAGGACAGACGGATGTAGAAGAGAAAAAAATGTTTGGCGGTTTATGTTTTATGGTAAAGGGTAAAATGTGCGTCTGCATTAGAACTGATGAAATCATGTGCAGAATTGATCCTGAAACTGTTGAATCCATTCTATCGAAGAAAAAGGCTCGGCCAATGATCCATAACGGACACCTAATGAAAGGATTTGTTTTTGTTAAGGAAGAAGATATAAAAACAAAAAAAGAAATTGAATACTGGATTCAATTATCTCTCGAATACAATAAAAAGTCTCCACCTGCTAAGAAAAAGGCCAAGAAAACGAGTTAAAAAAAGACCATTCCCAAAAATAACAAAAAATAGATTTTGGATTTGTAAGAGTACATTTGTTTTCTTGCGATCCATTTTCGATGAAAGATATTGAATCAAGAAAACAAAGGATCCATTCTGTAACATTCGACCTAAAAAAATCACTCATACCACAACCAGTCTAGGTTTATTCACAAGTACCAGTCATCAATCTATTTGTATCATTTTGAAACTCTACCGTTGAGCAATGGTGATATAAGCAATAAATTGAGTGTATTTTCTCTTCGTTTTTAGATCGAACAAAATATTTATTTTTGGCTTTGGATTCCCAATCGATCGG includes these proteins:
- the leuD gene encoding 3-isopropylmalate dehydratase small subunit, with the translated sequence MSVKNWTIHTGIAVPIPREDIDTDQILPKQFMKLIDKKGFGKHLFHDWRYLDLEGKNPNPDFLLNQDRFKNASVLIAGKNFGCGSSREHAPWALSDFGFRAILAPSFADIFSINSAKNGIALIRLKEEEIHSLNAWVSKNPGSQIWINLENLEVQAGDETFFFHLDSASVNRIRNGLDDIDITLKNESEILEFERLRKTEKSFLEVCW
- the leuC gene encoding 3-isopropylmalate dehydratase large subunit — translated: MGQTLYDKIWEGHRISENSDSESILYVDRHILHEVTSAQAFEGLRTKNRDVRRKDLTFGVVDHNVSTRDRKNRDAAGPISRLQIDTMEKNCKEFGIRLFGPEDPEQGIVHVLGPELGFTTPGSVIVCGDSHTATHGAFGALAFGIGTSEVEHVLATQTLKQAKTKSMSVRFIGKPGFGITAKDVVLALIEKMGTSGGRGYTLEYSGEWIRSLSMEGRMTLCNMSIEAGARASLVAPDQITFDYLKDRKLIPKGKSFQEAIEYWKTFFTDKDAVFDEIIELDISNIEPQVTWGTNPSQSLSIDGVIPNPEEFQDKRVRETAENALAYMDLKPGTPISEIRIDKVFIGSCTNSRIEDLRSAAVVAKGKKVHPKVQALVVPGSGAVKRQAESEGLDQIFKEAGFEWREPGCSLCLAMNDDVLKPGERCASTSNRNFEGRQGRGGRTHLVSPSMAAAAAVTGKFVDVRKLR
- a CDS encoding LysR family transcriptional regulator — encoded protein: MEFRQIVYFLEISESGTFQKAASRLGLTQPALSRQIFLLEKELGVSVLERGGRSVRLTREGERFYQYSIRMKELWEEIQNGFSKENELKGNFSISAGGTVSAWILPQILKEILKTKPGLSLSVREGDATETKNAVLKGEVDLGILTGPITDPSLNVLEFLSDRIFPCAAKDHPIFLKKKIRIEDLKKQSFVFFHPGSALRKAVEKKIKSFSKEFSSNIAMELRSVESVIKSLEAGLGIGFLSEYSMNPKLKKIKFEDWNAERKFYLCYRKKSGPGLTMLAEEILRAAEKWRLEKETFSD
- a CDS encoding LA_0442/LA_0875 N-terminal domain-containing protein, with the protein product MKKIINLLFLVFLFSNVSLRSETILLKSGEKWEGSVLAQDKDSVTIKLADGKTKVFPKSVIRKVSFGTKSESSALKIEPQISEKEKKIKEEKELAEIHKQEEENQRAKEEKQKKREDQLSNAKRHYLEGSFGVGSGESQSELRPFFQTIQVAGLLFSSGGQAELQSTPYKSKNQNATARLLYAWDRFTVEVRGTEAKGNLDIGGFQTLAYGGGGGSSSSSSDKTVNVLFGNGETKFQKLSSRVGFSPYPHPVLDLQILGGLERIWTKSNHEVDSVGGITSTGINPSRVSYRETNNSFKGYSLGIGFEWKFWERSTLQGQVLHLDMQGPSSFRSNEFRLDTTPFRYNQYGLDYQWKSTGTEVNVKFTTKVKGDFSLFVEASNMTMNNKLKSGYITENEGGGNTDPSQILLKVYGPQILIPMLYDSKTILSYVQVGANYRFNF
- a CDS encoding M12 family metallopeptidase codes for the protein MKNVAIIFFVCLIICSTSISPSQGGKRMSFVKPPAQPTVLARSVEVKGTRWKNGQTIRILFLGGTNSDRQMVRSTAIEWTRYANLSFEFFDSVKELRGQKSNIRIDFVPGAGANSAVGKEAEYYKQNERTMNLEWVDEATILHEFGHALGLAHEHQNPTNQVRWNRNVIFADMSQQGWTIDMVDDFIIKPHDRNHVNFSQYDPLSIMVYSYPESWTLDGSSVDLNVELSEMDKINIAKMYPGKTSEVEGYQTPATPVTQAPTISGVSEINCQNLSKTSSKVSGASSFSIENHTEEVLTLYWLNAGKKIKYATIYPDSIHEQQTYIGHLWVIDVNSQCKLAFTSNSKSKGKVVLGKSD
- a CDS encoding TfoX/Sxy family protein, whose product is MAINEKLLDRVRKLMEGQTDVEEKKMFGGLCFMVKGKMCVCIRTDEIMCRIDPETVESILSKKKARPMIHNGHLMKGFVFVKEEDIKTKKEIEYWIQLSLEYNKKSPPAKKKAKKTS